In a single window of the Streptacidiphilus sp. P02-A3a genome:
- the hisI gene encoding phosphoribosyl-AMP cyclohydrolase yields MSAAPALPAVPGSTALDPAVAARLKRDAQGLVPAIAQQYDTGEVLMLGWMDDEALHRTLTTGRCTYWSRSRSEYWVKGDTSGHLQLVKSVALDCDADTVLVKVDQVGAACHTGDRTCFDAGSLDLGPGER; encoded by the coding sequence ATGTCCGCAGCCCCCGCCCTTCCCGCCGTCCCCGGCAGCACCGCGCTCGACCCGGCGGTCGCCGCCCGCCTCAAGCGCGACGCCCAGGGCCTGGTCCCCGCCATCGCGCAGCAGTACGACACCGGGGAGGTGCTGATGCTGGGCTGGATGGACGACGAGGCCCTGCACCGCACGCTGACCACCGGCCGGTGCACCTACTGGTCCCGCAGCCGCAGCGAGTACTGGGTCAAGGGCGACACCTCGGGGCACCTCCAGCTGGTGAAGTCGGTGGCCCTGGACTGCGACGCGGACACCGTGCTGGTGAAGGTCGACCAGGTCGGCGCGGCCTGCCACACCGGCGACCGCACCTGCTTCGACGCGGGCTCCCTGGATCTCGGCCCCGGCGAGCGGTAG
- a CDS encoding thioredoxin domain-containing protein produces the protein MVALHRAQVVRIAVAVAALAAAVGAEARVDRALAEGGVQRAAFSVPVVAHRHPVRPLLARTTGRVTAHRGEVVDVPQRQLLLGLPAALGADGSAVEVGYPDAPDVLTLFEDFRCSTTRAFEGAQGPALAAMAASHQVLIRYVLESSLDERLPGPGALLATNAARAALAHGGFPLYHALLFANQPPEDTDGFTQQRLLELASAVPGLRGAAFDDEVRSVAYRQWVGQAQQAYNDAGVHFGTPSMLLNGNEVDLGTHPQLLTAPSALQSFVRDAAERG, from the coding sequence GTGGTCGCATTGCACCGTGCCCAGGTGGTCCGCATCGCCGTCGCTGTCGCCGCCCTCGCCGCCGCCGTCGGCGCGGAGGCCCGGGTCGACCGGGCGCTGGCCGAGGGCGGCGTCCAGCGCGCCGCGTTCAGCGTGCCCGTCGTCGCCCACCGCCACCCCGTCCGCCCCCTGCTCGCCCGGACCACCGGCCGGGTCACCGCGCACCGCGGCGAGGTGGTCGACGTGCCGCAGCGGCAGCTGCTGCTCGGGCTGCCCGCCGCGCTCGGGGCCGACGGCAGCGCCGTCGAGGTCGGCTACCCCGACGCCCCCGACGTGCTGACCCTGTTCGAGGACTTCCGGTGCAGCACCACCCGGGCCTTCGAGGGCGCCCAGGGCCCGGCCCTGGCCGCCATGGCCGCGTCCCACCAGGTGCTGATCCGCTACGTGCTGGAGTCCTCGCTGGACGAGCGGCTGCCCGGGCCCGGCGCGCTGCTGGCGACCAACGCCGCCCGCGCCGCCCTCGCCCACGGCGGCTTCCCGCTGTACCACGCGCTGCTGTTCGCCAACCAGCCGCCCGAGGACACCGATGGCTTCACCCAGCAGCGCCTGCTCGAACTCGCCTCCGCCGTACCGGGGTTGCGCGGTGCGGCGTTCGACGACGAGGTGCGCTCGGTGGCGTACCGGCAGTGGGTCGGGCAGGCGCAGCAGGCCTACAACGACGCGGGCGTGCACTTCGGCACCCCCTCGATGCTGCTCAACGGCAACGAGGTGGACCTGGGTACGCACCCCCAGCTGCTCACGGCGCCGTCGGCGCTACAGTCGTTCGTCCGCGATGCCGCGGAGCGGGGCTGA
- the trpC gene encoding indole-3-glycerol phosphate synthase TrpC produces the protein MSVLDEIIAGVREDLAERQSRVSLDELKELAQRAPQAKDGVAALRGDGVRVICEVKRSSPSKGALAAIADPASLAADYAAGGAAAISVLTEQRRFGGSLADLRAVRAAVDTPVLRKDFIVTAYQLWEARAYGADLALLIVAALDQPALVSLIERAESIGLTPLVEVHDEEEVERAVDAGARIIGVNARNLKTLKVDRNTFAAVAPAIPAHIVKVAESGVRGPHDLIAYANEGADAVLVGESLVTGRDPRAAVADLVAAGAHPAIRHGRD, from the coding sequence GTGAGCGTGCTCGACGAGATCATCGCCGGGGTCCGTGAGGACCTGGCGGAGCGCCAGAGCCGGGTGTCGCTGGACGAGCTCAAGGAACTCGCGCAACGGGCTCCGCAGGCCAAGGACGGGGTCGCCGCGCTGCGCGGCGACGGGGTCCGGGTGATCTGCGAGGTGAAGCGCTCCAGCCCGTCCAAGGGCGCGCTGGCCGCGATCGCCGACCCGGCCTCACTGGCCGCCGACTACGCGGCGGGCGGCGCCGCCGCCATCTCGGTGCTGACCGAGCAGCGGCGCTTCGGCGGCTCGCTGGCCGACCTGCGCGCGGTCCGCGCGGCCGTGGACACCCCGGTGCTGCGCAAGGACTTCATCGTCACCGCCTACCAGCTGTGGGAGGCCCGGGCGTACGGCGCGGACCTGGCGCTGCTGATCGTCGCCGCGCTGGACCAGCCCGCGCTGGTGTCGCTGATCGAGCGCGCCGAGTCGATCGGGCTGACCCCGCTGGTCGAGGTGCACGACGAGGAGGAGGTCGAGCGCGCGGTGGACGCGGGGGCCCGGATCATCGGCGTGAACGCCCGCAACCTGAAGACGCTCAAGGTCGACCGGAACACCTTCGCCGCGGTCGCGCCCGCGATCCCGGCGCACATCGTCAAGGTCGCCGAGTCCGGTGTGCGCGGCCCGCACGACCTGATCGCCTACGCCAACGAGGGCGCCGACGCGGTGCTGGTCGGCGAGTCCCTGGTGACCGGCCGCGACCCGCGTGCCGCGGTCGCCGACCTGGTCGCGGCCGGGGCCCACCCGGCGATCCGGCACGGACGGGACTGA
- a CDS encoding MauE/DoxX family redox-associated membrane protein → MITSQRNGQEADTVPGDAGGRSLGRLSPGVCDWIGTAVRLGLAVVWAWAGLAKVTDPETAAQAVRAYRILPESLVRPFGYGLPFLEIAVALLLVVGLGTRIAAFVSGVLLLVYIASIASVWARGIAIDCGCFGGGGAVSASKTEYLQEILRDTGFLLLTAWLLWRPASKLSLDRWLAAD, encoded by the coding sequence ATGATCACCAGTCAGCGGAACGGCCAGGAGGCGGACACCGTGCCCGGCGACGCGGGGGGCCGCTCGCTCGGTCGGCTGTCACCGGGGGTGTGCGACTGGATCGGGACGGCGGTCAGGCTCGGCCTGGCCGTGGTCTGGGCCTGGGCCGGGCTCGCCAAGGTCACCGACCCGGAGACCGCCGCCCAGGCGGTCCGCGCCTACCGGATCCTGCCGGAGTCACTGGTGCGGCCGTTCGGCTACGGGCTGCCCTTCCTGGAGATCGCGGTGGCGCTGCTGCTGGTGGTGGGCCTCGGCACGCGGATCGCGGCCTTCGTCTCCGGCGTGCTGCTGCTGGTCTACATCGCCAGCATCGCCTCGGTCTGGGCCCGGGGGATCGCCATCGACTGCGGCTGCTTCGGCGGCGGCGGCGCGGTCTCCGCGTCCAAGACCGAATACCTCCAGGAGATCCTGCGGGACACCGGATTCCTCCTGCTCACGGCCTGGCTGCTGTGGCGCCCGGCCAGCAAGTTGTCGCTCGACAGGTGGCTCGCCGCCGACTGA
- a CDS encoding TIGR03085 family metal-binding protein, with product MSNYARRERLLLVDLLEAVGPDAPTLCEGWKTQDLAAHLVLRERRPDAAGGMFIKPLAARLAKVQGEYTAKPYPELLGLFRGGPPPLSLFGIPGADEAANTVEYYVHGEDVRRAQTDWKPRVLDAEFAEVLWKRLARMATLSGRKAPVGLVLRRPDGQTAVARKGAPVVTVTGEPAELLLFAMGRQAHAQVELEGEADAIARVRTAQLGV from the coding sequence ATGTCGAACTACGCGCGACGCGAACGCCTGCTGCTCGTCGATCTGTTGGAGGCCGTCGGCCCCGACGCGCCCACCCTCTGCGAGGGCTGGAAGACCCAGGACCTGGCCGCGCACCTGGTGCTGCGGGAGCGTCGGCCCGACGCCGCCGGGGGCATGTTCATCAAGCCCCTGGCCGCCCGGCTGGCCAAGGTCCAGGGGGAGTACACCGCCAAGCCGTACCCGGAGCTGCTGGGGCTGTTCCGCGGCGGCCCGCCGCCGCTGTCGCTGTTCGGGATCCCCGGCGCGGACGAGGCCGCCAACACCGTGGAGTACTACGTCCACGGCGAGGACGTGCGCCGGGCCCAGACGGACTGGAAGCCCCGGGTGCTGGACGCCGAGTTCGCCGAGGTGCTGTGGAAGCGGCTGGCCCGGATGGCCACGCTGTCCGGCCGCAAGGCCCCGGTCGGCCTGGTGCTGCGCCGCCCGGACGGGCAGACGGCGGTGGCCCGCAAGGGCGCGCCGGTGGTGACCGTCACCGGTGAGCCCGCCGAGCTGCTGCTGTTCGCCATGGGTCGGCAGGCCCACGCGCAGGTGGAGCTGGAGGGCGAAGCGGACGCCATCGCCCGGGTGCGCACCGCGCAGCTCGGCGTCTGA
- the trpM gene encoding tryptophan biosynthesis modulator TrpM — MRIGYVLQRGCRAPARRVLGRRVRYVIGAEPGQVPGRRWRCVGGC; from the coding sequence GTGCGCATCGGCTACGTCCTCCAACGGGGCTGCCGCGCGCCCGCGCGCAGAGTTCTCGGGCGTCGGGTCCGGTATGTGATCGGCGCGGAGCCCGGCCAGGTGCCGGGACGCCGATGGCGGTGCGTCGGCGGCTGCTGA
- a CDS encoding TIGR02234 family membrane protein produces MTALPQPRTEAPLSEAPQAEPDRPKPDRRSLALMLLFAVLGASLALLAAGRTWSRGQVGFQQAVLHVSASGSQTTGLPSALALVGLASAVAVFAVRGFGRRLLGALLALAGAGAVAVCLTAATSGAALNRRASAAVGLSSATADHVVHTAWPWAGAVGGVLLLLAGVLVITRGRDWPGMSSRYDAPARRRVVGPGAVATAGPAGRRPAREQTPADVWQALDRGEDPTE; encoded by the coding sequence GTGACCGCACTGCCGCAGCCCAGGACCGAAGCCCCCCTCAGCGAAGCGCCGCAGGCCGAGCCGGACCGGCCGAAGCCGGACCGGCGCAGCCTGGCGCTGATGCTGCTGTTCGCCGTGCTCGGGGCGAGCCTGGCGCTGCTGGCGGCCGGCCGGACCTGGTCCCGCGGCCAGGTCGGCTTCCAGCAGGCGGTGCTGCACGTCAGCGCCAGCGGGTCGCAGACCACCGGCCTGCCCAGCGCGCTGGCGCTGGTCGGGCTGGCCTCGGCGGTGGCGGTGTTCGCGGTCCGGGGCTTCGGCCGACGGCTGCTGGGCGCGCTGCTGGCGCTGGCGGGCGCGGGCGCGGTGGCGGTCTGCCTGACCGCCGCGACCAGCGGCGCCGCGCTGAACCGGCGGGCCTCGGCGGCGGTGGGCCTCAGCTCGGCCACCGCCGACCACGTGGTGCACACCGCCTGGCCCTGGGCCGGGGCGGTCGGCGGGGTGCTGCTGCTCCTCGCCGGAGTGCTGGTGATCACCCGGGGGCGTGACTGGCCCGGCATGTCCTCGCGCTACGACGCGCCCGCGCGCCGTAGGGTCGTCGGGCCGGGAGCCGTCGCGACCGCCGGTCCCGCCGGAAGGCGGCCCGCCCGGGAGCAGACCCCGGCCGACGTCTGGCAGGCGCTGGACCGGGGCGAGGACCCGACCGAGTAG
- a CDS encoding RidA family protein, which yields MTERPSWEEQFGFSRAVAVGDFVLVSGCTAWDDGRVLFEGSPYDQARTAFTVALDALTGFGLGAADVVRTRMYVTHARDVDDVGRAHKELFDAVRPAATMVVVSALLDSRMAVEVEIDAYRGGRSPNSPEDQKSH from the coding sequence ATGACCGAGCGTCCGAGTTGGGAGGAGCAGTTCGGCTTCTCCAGGGCCGTCGCCGTCGGCGACTTCGTGCTGGTGTCCGGCTGCACCGCCTGGGACGACGGGCGGGTCCTGTTCGAGGGCTCCCCGTACGACCAGGCCCGCACGGCCTTCACGGTGGCGCTGGACGCCCTCACCGGCTTCGGCCTGGGCGCCGCCGACGTCGTCCGCACCCGGATGTACGTCACCCACGCCCGCGACGTCGACGACGTCGGCCGGGCCCACAAGGAGCTGTTCGACGCGGTGCGCCCGGCCGCCACCATGGTCGTGGTCAGCGCCCTGCTCGACTCCCGGATGGCCGTGGAGGTCGAGATCGACGCGTACCGCGGCGGCCGGTCGCCGAACAGCCCCGAAGACCAGAAGAGCCACTGA
- the trpB gene encoding tryptophan synthase subunit beta, translated as MSSNDITPDQITPDPRGYFGAYGGRFIPEALVAAVEQVADEYEKAKADPAFAAELAALLKDYTGRPSPLTDVHRFSEEAGGARILLKREDLNHTGSHKINNVLGQALLTRRMGKTRLIAETGAGQHGVATATAAALFGLDCTIYMGEVDTVRQALNVARMRMLGAEVVPVTSGSRTLKDAINEAFRDWVANVDSTHYLFGTVAGPHPFPMMVRDFHRVIGIEARAQVQERIGRLPDAVVACVGGGSNAMGIFYDFIPDAGVRLVGIEAAGEGVDTPRHAATLTKGDPGVLHGSRTYVLQDEDGQTIESHSISAGLDYPGVGPEHAYLKDTGRAEYRPCTDADAMSALRLLSRTEGIIPAIESSHALAGALELGRELGPEGVILVSLSGRGDKDMHTAAEYFGLLDEAGN; from the coding sequence ATGTCGTCCAACGACATCACCCCAGATCAGATCACTCCTGACCCGCGCGGGTACTTCGGCGCCTACGGCGGCCGGTTCATCCCGGAGGCGCTGGTCGCCGCCGTCGAGCAGGTCGCCGACGAGTACGAGAAGGCCAAGGCCGACCCGGCCTTCGCGGCCGAGCTCGCGGCCCTGCTGAAGGACTACACCGGGCGGCCGAGCCCGCTCACCGACGTGCACCGGTTCTCCGAGGAGGCCGGGGGCGCCCGGATCCTGCTGAAGCGCGAGGACCTGAACCACACCGGCTCGCACAAGATCAACAATGTCCTCGGGCAGGCCCTGCTGACCCGCCGGATGGGCAAGACCCGGCTGATCGCCGAGACCGGCGCCGGGCAGCACGGCGTGGCCACGGCCACCGCCGCCGCGCTGTTCGGCCTCGACTGCACCATCTACATGGGCGAGGTCGACACCGTCCGGCAGGCGCTCAACGTCGCCCGGATGCGGATGCTCGGGGCCGAGGTCGTCCCGGTGACCTCCGGCAGCCGCACCCTCAAGGACGCCATCAACGAGGCGTTCCGGGACTGGGTCGCCAACGTCGACTCCACCCACTACCTGTTCGGCACGGTCGCCGGACCGCACCCGTTCCCGATGATGGTCCGCGACTTCCACCGGGTCATCGGCATCGAGGCCCGGGCGCAGGTCCAGGAGCGGATCGGGCGGCTGCCGGACGCGGTGGTGGCCTGCGTCGGCGGCGGTTCCAACGCGATGGGGATCTTCTACGACTTCATCCCCGACGCGGGCGTGCGCCTGGTCGGCATCGAGGCCGCGGGCGAGGGCGTGGACACCCCGCGCCACGCCGCGACCCTGACCAAGGGCGACCCGGGGGTGCTGCACGGCTCGCGCACCTACGTCCTCCAGGACGAGGACGGTCAGACCATCGAGAGCCACTCCATCTCGGCCGGTCTGGACTACCCCGGCGTCGGCCCGGAGCACGCGTACCTGAAGGACACCGGCCGCGCCGAGTACCGCCCCTGCACCGACGCCGACGCCATGTCGGCGCTGCGGCTGCTCTCCCGCACCGAGGGCATCATCCCGGCGATCGAGAGCTCGCACGCCCTCGCCGGGGCGCTGGAGCTGGGCCGCGAGCTCGGCCCCGAGGGCGTCATCCTGGTCAGCCTCTCCGGGCGCGGGGACAAGGACATGCACACGGCCGCCGAGTACTTCGGCCTGCTCGACGAGGCGGGGAACTGA
- the hisF gene encoding imidazole glycerol phosphate synthase subunit HisF, translating to MTLAVRVIPCLDVDAGRVVKGVNFENLRDAGDPVEMARLYDAEGADELTFLDITASSGDRETTYDVVRRTAEQVFIPLTVGGGVREAEDVNRLLRAGADKVGVNTAAIARPELLREIAERFGRQVLVLSIDARRVGEGTVTASGFEVTTHGGRRGTGIDAVEWAERAAELGAGEILLNSMDADGTKDGYDLELLRAVRARVGVPVIASGGAGRLADFAPAVAAGADAVLAASVFHFGDLRIGEVKQALREAGHPVR from the coding sequence ATGACGCTCGCCGTTCGCGTGATCCCCTGCCTGGACGTCGACGCCGGGCGCGTCGTCAAGGGCGTCAACTTCGAGAACCTGCGCGACGCCGGGGACCCGGTCGAAATGGCCAGGCTCTACGACGCCGAGGGCGCCGACGAGTTGACCTTCCTCGACATCACCGCCTCCTCCGGTGACCGGGAGACCACCTACGACGTGGTGCGCCGCACCGCCGAGCAGGTGTTCATCCCGCTCACCGTCGGCGGCGGGGTGCGCGAGGCGGAGGACGTCAACCGGCTGCTGCGGGCCGGGGCGGACAAGGTCGGCGTCAACACCGCCGCGATCGCCCGCCCCGAGCTGCTGCGGGAGATCGCCGAGCGGTTCGGGCGGCAGGTGCTGGTGCTCTCCATCGACGCCCGGCGGGTCGGCGAGGGCACGGTGACCGCGTCCGGCTTCGAGGTCACCACCCACGGCGGCCGCCGCGGTACCGGCATCGACGCGGTGGAGTGGGCCGAGCGCGCGGCCGAACTGGGCGCCGGGGAGATCCTGCTGAACTCCATGGACGCCGACGGCACCAAGGACGGCTACGACCTGGAGCTGCTGCGCGCGGTCCGGGCCCGGGTCGGGGTGCCGGTGATCGCCAGCGGCGGCGCGGGCCGGCTCGCCGACTTCGCCCCGGCGGTCGCGGCCGGGGCGGACGCGGTGCTCGCCGCGAGCGTCTTCCACTTCGGCGACCTGCGGATCGGCGAGGTCAAGCAGGCGCTTCGGGAGGCCGGTCACCCGGTCCGCTGA
- a CDS encoding DUF2752 domain-containing protein → MARGLAGPAAAFAAVASATAYVGLVDPNHPGHYPVCPFLRITGWWCPGCGGLRCVHALTRGDPRTALHDNALVLAGCAAAVLVWAHWTYRSARGRRTRLRAPGRGTTAALVAAVLAFTVLRNTPAGAFLAP, encoded by the coding sequence GTGGCGCGCGGACTCGCCGGACCGGCGGCGGCCTTCGCGGCCGTCGCCTCGGCCACGGCGTACGTCGGGCTGGTCGATCCGAACCACCCCGGCCACTACCCGGTCTGCCCGTTCCTGCGGATCACCGGCTGGTGGTGCCCGGGCTGCGGGGGGCTGCGCTGTGTGCACGCGCTGACCCGGGGGGACCCGCGGACCGCGCTGCACGACAACGCGCTGGTGCTCGCCGGGTGCGCGGCGGCGGTGCTGGTCTGGGCGCACTGGACGTACCGCTCGGCGCGCGGGCGGCGGACCCGGCTGCGGGCGCCGGGCCGGGGCACGACGGCCGCGCTGGTCGCCGCGGTGCTCGCCTTCACGGTGCTGCGGAACACCCCCGCGGGGGCCTTCCTGGCGCCCTGA
- a CDS encoding HGxxPAAW family protein → MSGSAHGHTTAAWTGVGVSFIGFILAAVAMVMPSPVLVGVGLVIAALGAVVGKVMSMAGFGKKPDDHHVVATKKAPIGSGV, encoded by the coding sequence ATGTCGGGTAGCGCCCACGGACACACCACCGCCGCCTGGACGGGTGTCGGGGTCTCGTTCATCGGCTTCATCCTGGCCGCTGTGGCCATGGTCATGCCCAGCCCGGTGCTGGTCGGGGTCGGCCTGGTGATCGCCGCCCTCGGCGCCGTCGTCGGCAAGGTGATGTCGATGGCCGGGTTCGGCAAGAAGCCCGACGACCACCACGTCGTCGCCACGAAGAAGGCCCCGATCGGCTCGGGCGTCTGA
- a CDS encoding thioredoxin domain-containing protein: protein MSQKNGEGKRSARTRMQEERAAEEAKAKRLRKLGISGAVLAVLVVAVVVGILVMNSKSTSYNASQAPAGTIGANNLVVPVGATNAPSTLTIYEDPRCPACGDFEKSFHTTVNQLLGAGKVQIHYHVVSFIDRHDQGSGSKNAANALGCAQNAGLFHPYHDVLYANQPDETVDVWSDRSVLITLAKQVKGLDTPTFESCVNNNGFGAWVTAVETDFDKSGYNSTPTILLNGTVAYPSYKGTSLTPQSLVTLVDTANKGKPLGTLSAADASALATPRPGAS, encoded by the coding sequence ATGAGTCAGAAGAACGGCGAAGGCAAGCGCAGCGCGCGGACCCGAATGCAGGAGGAACGGGCGGCCGAGGAGGCCAAGGCCAAGCGGCTGAGAAAGCTCGGGATCTCCGGCGCGGTGCTGGCGGTGCTGGTGGTCGCCGTGGTCGTGGGCATCCTGGTGATGAACAGCAAGTCGACCTCCTACAACGCCTCGCAGGCCCCGGCCGGGACCATCGGCGCCAACAACCTGGTGGTCCCGGTCGGGGCCACCAACGCCCCGTCGACGCTCACCATCTACGAGGACCCGCGCTGCCCCGCCTGCGGTGACTTCGAGAAGTCCTTCCACACCACGGTCAACCAGCTGCTGGGGGCCGGGAAGGTGCAGATCCACTACCACGTGGTGTCCTTCATCGACCGGCACGACCAGGGCAGCGGCTCCAAGAACGCCGCCAACGCCCTCGGTTGCGCGCAGAACGCCGGCCTGTTCCACCCGTACCACGACGTGCTCTACGCCAACCAGCCGGACGAGACGGTGGACGTCTGGTCCGACAGGTCGGTGCTGATCACGCTGGCGAAGCAGGTCAAGGGGCTGGACACGCCCACCTTCGAGTCCTGCGTCAACAACAACGGCTTCGGCGCCTGGGTGACCGCGGTGGAGACCGACTTCGACAAGTCCGGCTACAACTCCACGCCCACGATCCTGCTGAACGGGACCGTGGCCTACCCCTCCTACAAGGGCACCAGCCTCACCCCGCAGAGCCTGGTGACCCTGGTGGACACGGCGAACAAGGGCAAGCCGCTGGGCACGCTGTCGGCGGCCGACGCCTCCGCGCTGGCCACGCCGAGGCCCGGCGCCAGCTGA
- the trpA gene encoding tryptophan synthase subunit alpha, with product MNALLDATLAAAKAEDRAALIGYLPAGFPTIAGAEHTVRALIDGGCDIVEIGLPHSDPVLDGPTIQTADDIALRNGIRTSDVLATVRAVTAAHPTVPVLVMTYWNPVDRYGAARFAADLAAAGGAGCILPDLPVEEAGPWLAAAEQHGLATVFVVAPSSRDERLATITAHGTGFVYAAAVMGVTGTRSQVGELAEDLVKRTRATTDTPVCVGLGVSTAAQAAEVAAFADGVIVGSAFVQRLLDAPTEEAGYAAVRELAAELAKGVRSR from the coding sequence ATGAACGCGCTGCTGGACGCCACCCTCGCCGCCGCCAAGGCGGAAGACCGGGCCGCGCTGATCGGCTACCTCCCGGCCGGGTTCCCCACCATCGCGGGCGCGGAGCACACGGTCCGGGCGCTGATCGACGGCGGCTGCGACATCGTCGAGATCGGGCTGCCGCACAGCGACCCGGTGCTGGACGGCCCGACCATCCAGACCGCCGACGACATCGCGCTGCGCAACGGCATCCGCACCAGTGACGTGCTGGCCACCGTCCGCGCGGTCACCGCCGCGCACCCGACGGTGCCGGTGCTGGTGATGACCTACTGGAACCCGGTGGACCGCTACGGCGCGGCGCGGTTCGCGGCCGACCTGGCGGCGGCGGGCGGGGCCGGGTGCATCCTGCCCGACCTGCCGGTCGAGGAGGCCGGTCCGTGGCTGGCCGCCGCCGAACAGCACGGCCTGGCCACGGTGTTCGTGGTCGCGCCGTCCAGCCGGGACGAGCGGCTGGCCACCATCACCGCGCACGGCACCGGCTTCGTCTACGCCGCCGCGGTGATGGGCGTGACCGGCACCCGCAGCCAGGTCGGCGAGCTCGCCGAGGACCTGGTCAAGCGGACCCGGGCGACCACCGACACCCCGGTCTGCGTCGGCCTCGGCGTCTCCACCGCCGCCCAGGCGGCGGAGGTCGCGGCCTTCGCCGACGGTGTGATCGTCGGCTCGGCCTTCGTCCAGCGACTGCTGGACGCGCCCACCGAGGAGGCCGGTTACGCCGCCGTCCGCGAGCTGGCCGCCGAACTGGCCAAGGGCGTCCGCAGCCGCTGA
- a CDS encoding anthranilate synthase component I: MTTGTITPDLETFRKLAVDRRVIPVTRRLLADGDTPVALYRKLAGERPNTFLLESAEQGRSWSRYSFVGVRSAAVLTVDDEGDARWVGTPPVGVPTEGDPLDVLRATIEALHTPRDPHDGAGLPPFTGGMVGYLGYDVVRRLERLPVIAPDDLGLPELTMLFATDLAVLDHASCSVILIANAVNHDDRPTGVDAAYADAVARLDAMTADLARPVDTGAAALTPVAAVDAHSPFGGAPYRAAVEQVKERIRAGEAFQVVPSQRFQVPCPASPLDVYRVLRATNPSPYMYLLRFEDFDVVGSSPEALVKVEGGRAMVHPIAGTRPRGGTPEQDADLAAELLADPKERAEHLMLVDLGRNDLGRVCAPGSVEVVEFMTVERYSHVMHIVSTVTGRVADDRTAFDVLTACFPAGTLSGAPKPRAMQIIEELEPTRRGLYGGCVGYLDFAGDADTAIAIRTALIRDGVAYVQAGAGVVADSVPESEDQECRNKAAAVLRAVATASTLRPATVGAQGRLDG, translated from the coding sequence ATGACCACCGGCACGATCACCCCCGATCTGGAGACCTTCCGCAAGCTCGCCGTGGACCGCCGGGTCATCCCGGTCACCCGGCGGCTGCTGGCGGACGGCGACACGCCCGTCGCGCTGTACCGCAAGCTGGCGGGGGAGCGCCCGAACACCTTCCTGCTGGAGTCCGCCGAGCAGGGGCGCTCCTGGTCGCGCTACTCCTTCGTCGGGGTGCGCAGCGCCGCCGTGCTCACCGTGGACGACGAGGGCGACGCCCGCTGGGTGGGCACGCCCCCCGTCGGCGTGCCGACCGAGGGCGACCCGCTGGACGTGCTGCGGGCCACCATCGAGGCCCTGCACACCCCGCGCGACCCGCACGACGGCGCCGGGCTGCCGCCGTTCACCGGCGGCATGGTCGGCTACCTCGGCTACGACGTGGTGCGGCGGCTGGAGCGGCTGCCGGTGATCGCCCCGGACGACCTGGGCCTGCCCGAGCTGACCATGCTGTTCGCCACCGACCTCGCGGTGCTCGACCACGCCTCGTGCAGCGTCATCCTGATCGCCAACGCGGTCAACCACGACGACCGGCCGACCGGCGTGGACGCCGCCTACGCCGACGCCGTGGCCCGGCTCGACGCGATGACCGCCGACCTGGCCCGCCCGGTGGACACCGGCGCCGCCGCGCTCACCCCGGTCGCCGCCGTCGACGCCCACTCGCCGTTCGGCGGGGCGCCGTACCGGGCCGCGGTGGAGCAGGTCAAGGAGCGGATCCGGGCCGGCGAGGCGTTCCAGGTGGTGCCCTCGCAGCGGTTCCAGGTGCCCTGCCCGGCCAGCCCGCTGGACGTCTACCGGGTGCTGCGGGCGACCAACCCCAGCCCGTACATGTACCTGCTCCGGTTCGAGGACTTCGACGTCGTCGGCTCCAGCCCGGAGGCCCTGGTCAAGGTCGAGGGCGGCCGGGCGATGGTGCACCCGATCGCCGGGACCAGGCCGCGCGGCGGCACCCCGGAGCAGGACGCCGACCTGGCCGCCGAGCTGCTGGCCGACCCCAAGGAGCGGGCCGAGCACCTGATGCTGGTCGACCTGGGCCGCAACGACCTGGGCCGGGTCTGCGCCCCCGGCAGCGTCGAGGTGGTGGAGTTCATGACGGTCGAGCGCTACAGCCACGTGATGCACATCGTCTCCACGGTCACCGGCCGGGTCGCCGACGACCGCACCGCCTTCGACGTGCTCACCGCCTGCTTCCCGGCGGGGACGCTCTCCGGCGCGCCCAAGCCGCGCGCGATGCAGATCATCGAGGAGCTGGAACCCACCCGCCGGGGCCTGTACGGCGGCTGTGTCGGCTACCTGGACTTCGCCGGGGACGCCGACACCGCGATCGCCATCCGCACCGCGCTGATCCGCGACGGCGTGGCGTACGTCCAGGCGGGCGCGGGCGTGGTGGCCGACTCGGTGCCGGAGAGCGAGGACCAGGAATGCCGCAACAAGGCGGCGGCGGTGCTGCGCGCGGTCGCCACGGCGAGCACCCTGCGTCCGGCGACGGTGGGGGCACAGGGCAGACTGGACGGGTGA